In Streptomyces sp. 840.1, one DNA window encodes the following:
- a CDS encoding LysR family transcriptional regulator, with product MIDARRLRILRAVADHRTVTAAAAALYLTPSAVSQQLAALEQETGHRLVERNARGARLTSAGEILLTHTNAVLAQLERAEAELAAYGAGDAGTVTVAAFATGIGLVLAPAIAALSESAPGIRVRVQDAEGDASVPMVLDRQADVAVAVEYRGAPGEDDRRLTRVPLYSEPFDAVLPVRHRLADREQVAIADLAKDTWIGPYPGNPCHDVVVLACQYAGFEPGLEHSSDDFHAVVALAGADAGVALVPRSALRGMALTGVVVRPVHGSAPTRRVFAAVRRGAEAHPLIAPVLDALAGAAGGVGLGAGKG from the coding sequence ATGATCGACGCTCGGCGGCTGCGCATTCTGCGTGCGGTGGCGGACCACCGCACGGTGACGGCCGCGGCCGCCGCGCTCTACCTGACCCCCTCCGCCGTCTCCCAGCAGCTGGCCGCGCTGGAGCAGGAGACCGGGCACCGGCTGGTCGAGCGCAACGCCAGGGGAGCCAGGCTCACCTCGGCCGGTGAGATCCTGCTGACCCACACCAACGCGGTGCTGGCCCAGCTGGAGCGGGCCGAGGCGGAGCTCGCCGCCTACGGCGCGGGCGACGCCGGGACGGTCACGGTCGCCGCGTTCGCCACCGGCATCGGCCTCGTTCTCGCCCCCGCGATCGCCGCCCTCAGCGAATCCGCCCCCGGCATCCGGGTCCGGGTCCAGGACGCGGAGGGCGACGCGAGCGTCCCGATGGTCCTCGACCGCCAGGCCGATGTGGCGGTCGCCGTCGAGTACCGGGGCGCACCGGGGGAGGACGACCGCCGGCTGACCCGGGTGCCGCTGTACTCGGAACCGTTCGACGCGGTGCTCCCGGTGCGGCACCGGCTGGCGGACCGGGAGCAGGTGGCGATCGCCGACCTGGCGAAGGACACCTGGATCGGCCCCTACCCGGGCAACCCCTGCCACGACGTGGTGGTCCTGGCCTGCCAGTACGCGGGCTTCGAGCCGGGGCTCGAACACTCCTCGGACGACTTCCACGCGGTGGTCGCCCTGGCCGGCGCGGACGCCGGAGTGGCCCTGGTCCCCAGATCCGCGCTGCGCGGCATGGCCCTGACCGGTGTGGTGGTCCGCCCGGTGCACGGCAGCGCCCCGACGCGCCGGGTGTTCGCGGCGGTACGCCGGGGCGCGGAGGCGCATCCGCTGATCGCCCCGGTGCTGGACGCGCTGGCGGGGGCGGCGGGCGGGGTCGGGCTCGGCGCCGGCAAGGGCTGA
- a CDS encoding discoidin domain-containing protein yields the protein MPVRPRTGTLLITLLALLASSLVLLTATSARAAETLLSQGKTATDSSHEGAAFAASAAVDGNLTGTRWASEWRDPQWIQVDLGATADLSRVVLTWEAAYGKAYEIQASDNGSDWRTLKTVTNGDGGTDELAVSGSGRYVRMYGTARPGGYGYSLWEFQVYGTTGPPPATGGAVRVTGSQGNWQLSVDGKPYQVKGLTWGPSVADAGRYLPDLKSMGVNTIRTWGTDGSSKPLLDAAAANGIRVVSGFWLQPGGGPGSGGCVNYLTDDAYKSSSLTEFAKWVDTYKNHPGVLMWNVGNESVLGLQNCYSGDELEKQRNAYTTFVNDVAKKIHTIDPNHPVTSTDAWTGAWPYYKRNAPDLDLYSVNSYGDICGVRTAWESGGYNKPYIITEGGPAGEWEVPDDANGVPDEPTDVQKAEGYTKAWNCITGHQGVALGATLFHYGTEHDFGGVWFNLVPDGKKRLSYYALKKAYAGSTAGDNTPPVISNMTVQNANGAPGGKEFTVRADVRDPDNDALTYKIYLSGNYATGDKALVEAEWRSTGNGTFAVKAPERLGVWKVYIQAEDGHGNAGIETKSVKVVVPPVTGTNLALGRPATASSAQAGSSGCPCTAAMAFDGKLDTRWASDWSDPQSVQVDLGERKSFRHLQLVWDPAYAKAYEVLVSDDGSNWRSVYSTTSGNGDADDLDIAQTARYVKLNATQRGTAWGYSLWEFGIYS from the coding sequence ATGCCCGTGAGACCTCGCACGGGCACGTTGCTGATCACGCTTCTCGCCCTGCTCGCTTCGTCGTTGGTACTGCTGACCGCGACCTCCGCGCGAGCCGCCGAAACCCTGCTGTCACAGGGGAAGACGGCGACCGACTCCTCCCACGAGGGCGCCGCCTTCGCGGCCTCGGCCGCCGTGGACGGAAATCTGACCGGCACCCGCTGGGCCAGCGAATGGCGCGACCCGCAGTGGATCCAGGTCGACCTGGGGGCCACCGCGGACCTGAGCAGGGTCGTCCTGACCTGGGAGGCCGCCTACGGCAAGGCGTACGAGATCCAGGCCTCGGACAACGGGTCCGACTGGCGCACGCTGAAGACCGTGACCAACGGCGACGGCGGCACGGACGAGCTGGCCGTCTCCGGCTCCGGACGGTACGTCAGGATGTACGGCACCGCCCGGCCGGGCGGATACGGCTACTCCCTCTGGGAGTTCCAGGTGTACGGCACCACCGGCCCGCCCCCGGCCACCGGCGGAGCGGTGCGGGTCACCGGTTCGCAGGGCAACTGGCAGCTGAGCGTCGACGGCAAGCCGTACCAGGTGAAGGGCCTGACCTGGGGGCCGTCCGTCGCCGACGCGGGGCGCTACCTGCCGGACCTGAAGTCGATGGGCGTCAACACCATCCGCACCTGGGGCACCGACGGCTCCTCCAAGCCGCTGCTGGACGCGGCGGCTGCCAACGGGATCCGGGTCGTCAGCGGCTTCTGGCTCCAGCCGGGCGGCGGTCCGGGCAGCGGAGGGTGCGTCAACTACCTCACCGACGACGCGTACAAGTCGTCCTCGCTCACCGAGTTCGCCAAGTGGGTCGACACGTACAAGAACCACCCGGGCGTGCTGATGTGGAACGTCGGGAACGAATCGGTGCTCGGTCTCCAGAACTGCTACAGCGGTGACGAGCTGGAGAAGCAGCGCAACGCCTACACCACCTTCGTCAACGACGTGGCGAAGAAGATCCACACCATCGACCCGAACCACCCGGTGACCTCCACCGACGCGTGGACCGGCGCCTGGCCGTACTACAAGCGCAACGCGCCCGACCTGGACCTGTACTCGGTGAACTCCTACGGCGACATCTGCGGCGTCCGCACCGCCTGGGAGTCCGGCGGCTACAACAAGCCCTACATCATCACCGAGGGCGGCCCGGCCGGTGAGTGGGAGGTGCCCGACGACGCCAACGGCGTACCGGACGAGCCCACCGACGTGCAGAAGGCCGAGGGCTACACCAAGGCCTGGAACTGCATCACCGGCCACCAGGGCGTCGCACTCGGTGCCACGCTCTTCCACTACGGCACGGAGCACGACTTCGGCGGCGTCTGGTTCAACCTGGTGCCCGACGGCAAGAAGCGGCTCTCGTACTACGCCCTGAAGAAGGCGTACGCCGGCTCCACCGCGGGCGACAACACTCCGCCGGTCATCAGCAACATGACCGTGCAGAACGCCAACGGGGCGCCCGGCGGCAAGGAGTTCACCGTCCGCGCCGACGTCCGCGACCCGGACAACGACGCCCTGACGTACAAGATCTACCTCAGCGGGAACTACGCCACCGGGGACAAGGCCCTGGTCGAGGCGGAGTGGCGGTCCACCGGCAACGGCACCTTCGCGGTGAAGGCGCCGGAGCGGCTCGGGGTGTGGAAGGTCTACATCCAGGCCGAGGACGGACACGGCAACGCCGGTATCGAGACCAAGTCCGTCAAGGTGGTGGTGCCTCCGGTCACCGGCACCAACCTGGCACTCGGCCGGCCCGCCACCGCCTCCTCCGCACAGGCCGGCAGCAGCGGCTGCCCGTGCACCGCGGCGATGGCCTTCGACGGGAAGCTCGACACCCGCTGGGCCAGCGACTGGAGCGACCCCCAGTCGGTCCAGGTCGACCTGGGCGAGCGGAAGTCCTTCCGCCACCTCCAGCTGGTGTGGGACCCGGCGTACGCCAAGGCGTACGAGGTACTGGTCTCGGACGACGGCAGCAACTGGCGCTCGGTGTACTCCACCACCAGCGGCAACGGTGACGCCGACGACCTCGACATCGCCCAGACCGCCCGCTACGTGAAGCTCAACGCCACCCAGCGGGGTACCGCCTGGGGCTACTCCCTCTGGGAGTTCGGCATCTACAGCTGA